One window of Siniperca chuatsi isolate FFG_IHB_CAS linkage group LG15, ASM2008510v1, whole genome shotgun sequence genomic DNA carries:
- the lrrc9 gene encoding leucine-rich repeat-containing protein 9 isoform X1, translating into MIQSEKHKHRGDEEVVKELCMANGVSYEKIAQEGSNISSLEIFFSGFPRMVGLSFFPRLCQLTIVGQNIKHIEGFEGCPLLRELWVVQCHLTGISGLQNCLQLEKLYLYDNQICEIKNLESQINLEVLWLNNNCITLIQGLNTLQNLKELNLADNNIEKIGHCLDPNVSLQNLNLSGNKISSFKELTLLDCLPNLRELALKDPTSSPNPVCLLCNYATHVLYHMPGLQRLDTYDVSSKQVKEAAESTVMKKMMYYNMRVHTAQRNLAETRLSLMERKKTMLQLPEECIRTLSHTLKNLERELSKLPASCKKSASTLEDGRTHLVEDSAVRSDPTADISHDPAMEHKILNKIEALRERIGLWTRRLDEIESWYERDLAQATNMMEYTVQFLLMELESVGNIRLEEGSSTDPWFTSCCDLLLSRFSHSDFKVHGITGIKINRVIRIHNRVLRLRFEDKLHNLLASEGSAICSHRNYRRRLEHLFYIADPEKNSEKEDILSILEEGFKTAQQYQALNREGAIPLSNSLSVTEQPRIEHALRQASQVESKHSTDTIPFKHGQVVVSKVFMGHSMPIRVGEPVDRSIYPRAYSLYRNVDTKHRTAMSEERPRSSKTHSGPECSPRRRQWFVFDHELVLPEYIIYFEYIIGDQEHAALPGHNTGRDDTASNDIILDKEVLNMEPVLKPQPKLLSLDDKILLNVARANVLSQITVLNLHGNSLSKIKEISRLTALRHLTISFNEFTRLDDISHMPNLEFLDASYNRLVTVEGLRGLGQLKQLDVRWNKLTKAREDTAVLRKHTPALLKLDTRYNPWNRPEAVRMTILGRLTTLTHLDDMMVAEEEAADAVQMAAESKIHQVSLLAHSRTSSDRPRSLSLLSTAHLLCLLSPAPWGHNLELDWTEKITALNLDSQRISKLINLNKLVNLRWASFNDNDIFKLEGLDSCLKLEELSLNNNSISTLNGLSKLHCLNKLSVDGNQLSSLDASVLDQLPNLSFLSVENNCISSLHGIQRVRSLLELYIGNNQISTSQDIYYLKGLTNLIILDLYGNPLLEKLENYRIYVVFHIPSLKALDGTAVEVTECESAKDMFGGRLTSDMVAEKLGHSNYTDITYLTLQSCSIRMVDLSPADLFCSLRSVNLDHNNLTSFSGLIYLPNIKALCLNYNHIESILPRQKTQTHLTNRQILYSKVHSSGYGQQSPSKGKGETGPTGSLEPLMGSLEVLHLSHNGISNMANLQLSRLTNLKALYLQGNEISQVEGLEGLHQLRELVLDRNRIKTLAGSSFIAQNVLLELHLAENRIRELNHLDPLTELRKLFLGMNKLQDTTELDKLEVLPSLTELSVVGNPVARNSLHRPAVVLRLSRLQVLDGVMVTLEERTRAELLSADPSPCYQCPGASLPTTEINLPGLLPLMPRNTPLRGMSGGLQNFMHGHDILQSNMDEAQSHYTYKHKKHKHGNAARSGQTDITFRHIRRTGSNLTTTGLLPDGNRVIIMNPNQEQDSRFPNGGKPPPM; encoded by the exons ATGATACAGAGTGAGAAACATAAGCACCGTGGTGACGAGGAGGTGGTCAAAGAGCTG TGCATGGCCAATGGAGTGTCCTATGAAAAGATTGCACAAGAAGGAAGCAACATCAGCTCCCTGGAGATCTTCTTCTCTGGTTTTCCTCGCATGGTTGGGCTTTCCTTCTTCCCAAGGCTCTGCCAGCTTACCATAGTGGGCcagaacataaaacacattGAGGGATTTGAGGGCTGTCCTCTGCTTAGGGAGCTCTGGGTAGTCCAGTGCCATCTGACA GGAATATCTGGACTACAGAATTGTCTACAACTAGAGAAACTCTACCTTTATGATAATCAAATCTGTGAAATAAAGAATTTAGAATCGCAGATCAACCTAGAAGTCCTATGGCTCAACAATAACTGCATAACTCTGATACAG ggCTTGAACACGCTTCAAAACCTCAAAGAACTAAACCTTGCTGACAACAATATTGAAAAGATTG GGCATTGCCTTGATCCTAATGTCAGCCTTCAGAATCTTAATCTGTCCGGAAACAAGATCAGCTCCTTTAAG GAGTTGACACTGCTTGACTGCTTACCCAATCTGAGAGAACTAGCACTGAAGGACCCAACGTCATCCCCTAACCCAGTGTGTCTGCTGTGTAACTATGCCACACACGTTCTTTACCACATGCCAGGCCTCCAGCGACTTGACACCTATGACGTCTCGAGCAAACAAGTCAAGGAAGCAGCTGAG tccACAGTAATGAAGAAAATGATGTACTACAACATGCGTGTACATACTGCTCAGAGGAACCTGGCAGAGACCCGGCTCAGTCTGATGGAAAGGAAGAAAACTATGTTACAGTTACCTGAAGAATGCATCAGAACCCTCAGTCACACCCTCAAGAAT CTTGAACGTGAGCTCTCCAAGCTGCCGGCTAGTTGTAAGAAGTCTGCCTCCACGTTGGAGGATGGACGGACCCACCTGGTTGAAGATTCAGCTGTCAGAAGTGACCCAACCGCTGACATCAGTCATGATCCCGCCATGGAACACAAAATACTCAACAAGATTGAAGCGCTGAGGGAGAGAATTGGGCTATGGACAAGGAGGCTGGATGA GATTGAATCCTGGTATGAGCGGGATTTGGCCCAAGCCACCAACATGATGGAATATACTGTCCAGTTTCTGTTGATGGAGCTAGAAAGTGTTGGAAATATTCGTTTAGAAGAGGGCTCCTCCACAGACCCTTG GTTTACTTCCTGTTGCGACCTCCTGCTTTCCCGCTTCTCTCATTCAGACTTTAAGGTTCACGGCATCACTGGCATTAAAATCAATAGAGTTATTCGCATCCACAACAGGGTTTTGAGGCTTCGCTTTGAGGACAAACTTCACAACCTTCTAGCCAGCGAAGGGTCTGCTATCTGTTCACA CAGGAATTACAGACGTCGGCTGGAGCACTTGTTCTACATAGCTGACCCTGAAAAAAATAGTGAGAAGGAAGACATTTTGAGCATTCTAGAGGAAGGCTTCAAAACAGCCCAACAATATCAG GCCTTGAACAGAGAGGGTGCTATACCTTTATCCAATAGTCTCAGTGTGACCGAACAGCCCAGAATTGAACACGCACTGCGTCAGGCCAGCCAAGTCGAATCCAAGCATAGTACAGATACGATCCCCTTCAAACACg GTCAGGTTGTTGTTTCCAAAGTGTTCATGGGCCACAGCATGCCTATCCGAGTGGGAGAACCGGTGGACAGAAGCATCTATCCCAGAGCCTATTCTTTGTATCGCAATGTGGACACTAAGCACAGAACTGCAATGAGTGAAG AGAGACCCCGCTCCTCCAAAACACACAGTGGTCCCGAGTGCAGTCCCAGACGAAGACAGTGGTTTGTTTTTGACCATGAGCTTGTCCTGCCTGAGTACATCATATATTTTGAATACATCATCGGG GATCAAGAACATGCTGCATTGCCAGGCCATAACACAGGCAGAGATGATACTGCCTCCAACGATATCATCCTGGACAAGGAAGTCCTCAACATGGAACCTGTGCTGAAACCACAGCCCAAGTTGTTGAGCTTGGATGACAAAATTCTACTCAATGTGGCCAGAGCCAATGTCCTCAGTCAGATCACT GTGCTGAACCTTCATGGCAACAGTCTGAGTAAAATAAAGGAGATTTCCCGTCTCACAGCTCTGCGGCATCTTACTATCAGCTTCAATGAGTTCACACGCCTGGATGACATTTCTCACATG CCAAACCTTGAGTTTTTGGACGCTAGCTATAACCGCCTAGTGACTGTAGAAGGGCTGAGGGGGTTAGGACAGCTCAAACAGCTCGATGTGCGCTGGAACAAGTTGACCAAGGCCAGAGAGGATACGGCTGTGCTGAGGAAACATACACCTGCTCTGCTGAAGCTTGACACCCGATACAACCCCTGGAACAGG cCTGAAGCAGTCAGAATGACCATACTGGGCCGTCTAACAACCCTCACACACCTGGATGATATGATGGTAGCAGAGGAAGAGGCTGCTGATGCTGTTCAGATGGCTGCCGAATCCAAAATTCACCAG GTATCGCTTCTGGCTCACTCACGTACCAGCAGTGACCGTCCTCGCAGTCTCAGCCTGCTGTCAACAGCCCATCTCCTATGTCTTCTCAGTCCTGCACCCTGGGGCCACAACCTAGAGCTAGACTGGACTGAAAAG atCACCGCTCTGAACCTTGACAGCCAGAGGATTTCCAAACTGATCAATCTGAATAAGTTGGTCAACCTGCGCTGGGCCTCCTttaatgataatgacatttttaaattggaGGGTCTTGACAGCTGCTTGAAGCTGGAGGAACTTTCtctcaacaacaacagcatcagcACACTCAATG GCCTATCAAAATTGCATTGCCTGAACAAACTGAGTGTAGATGGGAATCAGCTGTCTAGTCTGGATGCCTCAGTCCTAGATCAGCTGCCCAACCTGTCCTTTCTGTCTGTGGAGAACAACTGTATCAGTTCCCTGCATGGCATCCAGAGAGTTCGTTCCCTTCTTGAGCTCTACATCGGCAACAACCAAATTTCTACATCACAAGACATCTACTACCTGAAG GGATTGACAAACCTCATCATTCTGGATCTTTATGGGAATCCTTTATTGGAGAAACTGGAAAACTATCGGATTTACGTGGTGTTCCACATTCCCTCCCTAAAAGCTCTGGATGGCACTGCAGTC gAGGTAACTGAGTGTGAAAGTGCAAAGGATATGTTTGGAGGAAGACTAACCTCTGACATGGTAGCAGAGAAGCTGGGCCACTCAAACTACACAGACATCACCTACCTGACCCTGCAGTCCTGCTCCATTAG GATGGTTGATCTGTCTCCAGCAGACCTGTTCTGTAGCCTGCGCAGTGTCAACTTAGACCACAACAACCTCACCTCTTTCTCGGGCCTCATCTACCTGCCCAACATCAAA GCTCTGTGTCTGAACTACAACCACATTGAGTCCATCCTGCCCAGACAGAAGACTCAGACTCATCTGACAAATAGACAGATACTGTACAGCAAAGTTCACTCCAGTGGTTACGGCCAACAGAGCCCATCCAAAGGCAAAGG GGAAACTGGGCCCACTGGCAGTCTGGAGCCACTGATGGGCAGCCTGGAGGTGCTGCATTTGAGTCACAATGGCATTTCCAATATGGCCaatctgcagctcagcaggctCACCAATCTTAAAGCACTCTACCTTCAAG GTAATGAGATCAGTCAGGTGGAAGGATTGGAGGGGCTTCACCAGCTTAGAGAGCTTGTGCTAGACAGGAACAGGATCAAAACTCTGGCGGGTAGCTCTTTCATAGCCCAGAATGTCCTGCTAGAACTGCACCTAGCAGAGAACCGGATCCGGGAGCTCAACCATCTAGATCCTTTGACTGAGCTCCGCAAGCTCTTTCTTGGCATGAACAAGCTGCAG GACACCACAGAGCTTGACAAACTAGAAGTTCTTCCTTCGCTGACGGAGCTCTCTGTTGTTGGCAATCCC GTGGCCAGAAATTCTCTCCACAGACCAGCGGTAGTGCTCCGTCTGTCCCGGCTGCAGGTCTTGGATGGAGTGATGGTCACCCTGGAGGAAAGGACCAGGGCTGAACTTCTCAGTGCTGATCCATCA CCATGCTACCAATGCCCTGGAGCTTCTCTTCCTACCACTGAAATAAACCTACCTGGACTGCTACCCCTCATGCCTCGAAACACCCCTCTAAGAGGAATGAGTGGAGGACTGCAGAACTTTATGCATGGGCACGATATCCTGCAGAGTAACATGGACGAGGCCCAATCTCATTACACATACAAGC ACAAGAAGCACAAGCATGGTAATGCTGCTCGAAGCGGCCAAACTGACATTACCTTTAGACACATTCGTAGAACAGGAAGCAACCTGACAACCACAGGTCTCCTTCCTGATGGGAACAGAGTCATCATCATGAATCCTAACCAGGAGCAAGACAGCAG ATTTCCAAATGGTGGCAAACCTCCACCCATGTAG
- the lrrc9 gene encoding leucine-rich repeat-containing protein 9 isoform X3, whose protein sequence is MIQSEKHKHRGDEEVVKELCMANGVSYEKIAQEGSNISSLEIFFSGFPRMVGLSFFPRLCQLTIVGQNIKHIEGFEGCPLLRELWVVQCHLTGISGLQNCLQLEKLYLYDNQICEIKNLESQINLEVLWLNNNCITLIQGLNTLQNLKELNLADNNIEKIGHCLDPNVSLQNLNLSGNKISSFKELTLLDCLPNLRELALKDPTSSPNPVCLLCNYATHVLYHMPGLQRLDTYDVSSKQVKEAAESTVMKKMMYYNMRVHTAQRNLAETRLSLMERKKTMLQLPEECIRTLSHTLKNLERELSKLPASCKKSASTLEDGRTHLVEDSAVRSDPTADISHDPAMEHKILNKIEALRERIGLWTRRLDEIESWYERDLAQATNMMEYTVQFLLMELESVGNIRLEEGSSTDPWFTSCCDLLLSRFSHSDFKVHGITGIKINRVIRIHNRVLRLRFEDKLHNLLASEGSAICSHRNYRRRLEHLFYIADPEKNSEKEDILSILEEGFKTAQQYQALNREGAIPLSNSLSVTEQPRIEHALRQASQVESKHSTDTIPFKHGQVVVSKVFMGHSMPIRVGEPVDRSIYPRAYSLYRNVDTKHRTAMSEERPRSSKTHSGPECSPRRRQWFVFDHELVLPEYIIYFEYIIGDQEHAALPGHNTGRDDTASNDIILDKEVLNMEPVLKPQPKLLSLDDKILLNVARANVLSQITVLNLHGNSLSKIKEISRLTALRHLTISFNEFTRLDDISHMPNLEFLDASYNRLVTVEGLRGLGQLKQLDVRWNKLTKAREDTAVLRKHTPALLKLDTRYNPWNRPEAVRMTILGRLTTLTHLDDMMVAEEEAADAVQMAAESKIHQVSLLAHSRTSSDRPRSLSLLSTAHLLCLLSPAPWGHNLELDWTEKITALNLDSQRISKLINLNKLVNLRWASFNDNDIFKLEGLDSCLKLEELSLNNNSISTLNGLSKLHCLNKLSVDGNQLSSLDASVLDQLPNLSFLSVENNCISSLHGIQRVRSLLELYIGNNQISTSQDIYYLKGLTNLIILDLYGNPLLEKLENYRIYVVFHIPSLKALDGTAVEVTECESAKDMFGGRLTSDMVAEKLGHSNYTDITYLTLQSCSIRMVDLSPADLFCSLRSVNLDHNNLTSFSGLIYLPNIKALCLNYNHIESILPRQKTQTHLTNRQILYSKVHSSGYGQQSPSKGKGNQYISSAVKGMLLFALTVIAFRWSAPVRANQLNEAVDKEKEMLI, encoded by the exons ATGATACAGAGTGAGAAACATAAGCACCGTGGTGACGAGGAGGTGGTCAAAGAGCTG TGCATGGCCAATGGAGTGTCCTATGAAAAGATTGCACAAGAAGGAAGCAACATCAGCTCCCTGGAGATCTTCTTCTCTGGTTTTCCTCGCATGGTTGGGCTTTCCTTCTTCCCAAGGCTCTGCCAGCTTACCATAGTGGGCcagaacataaaacacattGAGGGATTTGAGGGCTGTCCTCTGCTTAGGGAGCTCTGGGTAGTCCAGTGCCATCTGACA GGAATATCTGGACTACAGAATTGTCTACAACTAGAGAAACTCTACCTTTATGATAATCAAATCTGTGAAATAAAGAATTTAGAATCGCAGATCAACCTAGAAGTCCTATGGCTCAACAATAACTGCATAACTCTGATACAG ggCTTGAACACGCTTCAAAACCTCAAAGAACTAAACCTTGCTGACAACAATATTGAAAAGATTG GGCATTGCCTTGATCCTAATGTCAGCCTTCAGAATCTTAATCTGTCCGGAAACAAGATCAGCTCCTTTAAG GAGTTGACACTGCTTGACTGCTTACCCAATCTGAGAGAACTAGCACTGAAGGACCCAACGTCATCCCCTAACCCAGTGTGTCTGCTGTGTAACTATGCCACACACGTTCTTTACCACATGCCAGGCCTCCAGCGACTTGACACCTATGACGTCTCGAGCAAACAAGTCAAGGAAGCAGCTGAG tccACAGTAATGAAGAAAATGATGTACTACAACATGCGTGTACATACTGCTCAGAGGAACCTGGCAGAGACCCGGCTCAGTCTGATGGAAAGGAAGAAAACTATGTTACAGTTACCTGAAGAATGCATCAGAACCCTCAGTCACACCCTCAAGAAT CTTGAACGTGAGCTCTCCAAGCTGCCGGCTAGTTGTAAGAAGTCTGCCTCCACGTTGGAGGATGGACGGACCCACCTGGTTGAAGATTCAGCTGTCAGAAGTGACCCAACCGCTGACATCAGTCATGATCCCGCCATGGAACACAAAATACTCAACAAGATTGAAGCGCTGAGGGAGAGAATTGGGCTATGGACAAGGAGGCTGGATGA GATTGAATCCTGGTATGAGCGGGATTTGGCCCAAGCCACCAACATGATGGAATATACTGTCCAGTTTCTGTTGATGGAGCTAGAAAGTGTTGGAAATATTCGTTTAGAAGAGGGCTCCTCCACAGACCCTTG GTTTACTTCCTGTTGCGACCTCCTGCTTTCCCGCTTCTCTCATTCAGACTTTAAGGTTCACGGCATCACTGGCATTAAAATCAATAGAGTTATTCGCATCCACAACAGGGTTTTGAGGCTTCGCTTTGAGGACAAACTTCACAACCTTCTAGCCAGCGAAGGGTCTGCTATCTGTTCACA CAGGAATTACAGACGTCGGCTGGAGCACTTGTTCTACATAGCTGACCCTGAAAAAAATAGTGAGAAGGAAGACATTTTGAGCATTCTAGAGGAAGGCTTCAAAACAGCCCAACAATATCAG GCCTTGAACAGAGAGGGTGCTATACCTTTATCCAATAGTCTCAGTGTGACCGAACAGCCCAGAATTGAACACGCACTGCGTCAGGCCAGCCAAGTCGAATCCAAGCATAGTACAGATACGATCCCCTTCAAACACg GTCAGGTTGTTGTTTCCAAAGTGTTCATGGGCCACAGCATGCCTATCCGAGTGGGAGAACCGGTGGACAGAAGCATCTATCCCAGAGCCTATTCTTTGTATCGCAATGTGGACACTAAGCACAGAACTGCAATGAGTGAAG AGAGACCCCGCTCCTCCAAAACACACAGTGGTCCCGAGTGCAGTCCCAGACGAAGACAGTGGTTTGTTTTTGACCATGAGCTTGTCCTGCCTGAGTACATCATATATTTTGAATACATCATCGGG GATCAAGAACATGCTGCATTGCCAGGCCATAACACAGGCAGAGATGATACTGCCTCCAACGATATCATCCTGGACAAGGAAGTCCTCAACATGGAACCTGTGCTGAAACCACAGCCCAAGTTGTTGAGCTTGGATGACAAAATTCTACTCAATGTGGCCAGAGCCAATGTCCTCAGTCAGATCACT GTGCTGAACCTTCATGGCAACAGTCTGAGTAAAATAAAGGAGATTTCCCGTCTCACAGCTCTGCGGCATCTTACTATCAGCTTCAATGAGTTCACACGCCTGGATGACATTTCTCACATG CCAAACCTTGAGTTTTTGGACGCTAGCTATAACCGCCTAGTGACTGTAGAAGGGCTGAGGGGGTTAGGACAGCTCAAACAGCTCGATGTGCGCTGGAACAAGTTGACCAAGGCCAGAGAGGATACGGCTGTGCTGAGGAAACATACACCTGCTCTGCTGAAGCTTGACACCCGATACAACCCCTGGAACAGG cCTGAAGCAGTCAGAATGACCATACTGGGCCGTCTAACAACCCTCACACACCTGGATGATATGATGGTAGCAGAGGAAGAGGCTGCTGATGCTGTTCAGATGGCTGCCGAATCCAAAATTCACCAG GTATCGCTTCTGGCTCACTCACGTACCAGCAGTGACCGTCCTCGCAGTCTCAGCCTGCTGTCAACAGCCCATCTCCTATGTCTTCTCAGTCCTGCACCCTGGGGCCACAACCTAGAGCTAGACTGGACTGAAAAG atCACCGCTCTGAACCTTGACAGCCAGAGGATTTCCAAACTGATCAATCTGAATAAGTTGGTCAACCTGCGCTGGGCCTCCTttaatgataatgacatttttaaattggaGGGTCTTGACAGCTGCTTGAAGCTGGAGGAACTTTCtctcaacaacaacagcatcagcACACTCAATG GCCTATCAAAATTGCATTGCCTGAACAAACTGAGTGTAGATGGGAATCAGCTGTCTAGTCTGGATGCCTCAGTCCTAGATCAGCTGCCCAACCTGTCCTTTCTGTCTGTGGAGAACAACTGTATCAGTTCCCTGCATGGCATCCAGAGAGTTCGTTCCCTTCTTGAGCTCTACATCGGCAACAACCAAATTTCTACATCACAAGACATCTACTACCTGAAG GGATTGACAAACCTCATCATTCTGGATCTTTATGGGAATCCTTTATTGGAGAAACTGGAAAACTATCGGATTTACGTGGTGTTCCACATTCCCTCCCTAAAAGCTCTGGATGGCACTGCAGTC gAGGTAACTGAGTGTGAAAGTGCAAAGGATATGTTTGGAGGAAGACTAACCTCTGACATGGTAGCAGAGAAGCTGGGCCACTCAAACTACACAGACATCACCTACCTGACCCTGCAGTCCTGCTCCATTAG GATGGTTGATCTGTCTCCAGCAGACCTGTTCTGTAGCCTGCGCAGTGTCAACTTAGACCACAACAACCTCACCTCTTTCTCGGGCCTCATCTACCTGCCCAACATCAAA GCTCTGTGTCTGAACTACAACCACATTGAGTCCATCCTGCCCAGACAGAAGACTCAGACTCATCTGACAAATAGACAGATACTGTACAGCAAAGTTCACTCCAGTGGTTACGGCCAACAGAGCCCATCCAAAGGCAAAGG AAACCAGTACATAAGCAGTGCTGTGAAAGGCATGCTTTTGTTTGCCCTGACTGTGATTGCCTTCAGGTGGTCTGCACCTGTGAGGGCTAACCAGTTAAATGAGGCAGTCgacaaggagaaagagatgTTAATTTAA